The following coding sequences are from one Shewanella eurypsychrophilus window:
- the ruvB gene encoding Holliday junction branch migration DNA helicase RuvB, translating to MIEADRIIHAEPQGVEEYEEQIDRAMRPKLLDEYTGQDATRAQLKVFIQAAQNRGEALDHMLIYGPPGLGKTTLALIVANEMGVNIKSTSGPVLEKAGDLAALLTNLEPGDVLFIDEIHRLSPVVEEILYPAMEDYQLDIMIGEGPAARSIKLDLPPFTLIGATTRAGSLTSPLRARFGIPLRLEFYNVKDLSTIVTRSAKVLDLPIDDEGSLEVARRSRGTPRIANRLLRRVRDYAEVMHDGEINKHVADLALDMLDVDSEGFDFMDRKLLLAIIDKFMGGPVGLDNLAAAIGEERETIEDVLEPYLIQQGFIQRTPRGRIATERAYKHFNLIQPEK from the coding sequence ATGATAGAAGCCGATCGTATTATTCATGCAGAGCCTCAAGGTGTTGAGGAGTATGAAGAGCAGATAGACAGAGCCATGCGTCCTAAATTACTCGACGAGTACACAGGACAGGACGCGACTCGTGCTCAACTTAAGGTATTTATTCAAGCGGCTCAGAATCGTGGTGAAGCATTGGATCATATGCTCATCTATGGTCCGCCAGGTTTGGGGAAAACGACCTTGGCCCTTATCGTGGCTAATGAGATGGGAGTTAATATTAAATCAACCTCGGGCCCGGTACTTGAGAAAGCGGGCGATCTAGCTGCTTTATTGACTAATCTAGAGCCTGGCGATGTGTTATTTATTGATGAAATTCATCGACTAAGCCCAGTTGTGGAAGAGATCCTTTATCCCGCTATGGAGGATTATCAGCTCGATATCATGATTGGAGAGGGGCCTGCGGCTCGCTCAATTAAGTTAGATCTACCGCCGTTTACACTGATTGGTGCAACAACAAGAGCGGGGTCGTTAACTTCCCCTCTGCGAGCACGTTTTGGGATCCCCCTAAGGCTCGAGTTTTACAATGTCAAAGATCTCAGTACCATAGTGACTCGCTCTGCCAAAGTCCTCGACCTGCCTATCGATGATGAAGGGTCGTTGGAAGTGGCAAGACGCTCTCGTGGTACACCGCGTATTGCTAACCGATTATTGAGACGTGTGAGAGATTACGCCGAGGTTATGCATGACGGTGAAATTAATAAACACGTTGCTGATCTAGCGCTCGATATGCTTGATGTAGACAGTGAAGGTTTCGATTTTATGGATAGAAAACTTTTACTCGCTATCATTGATAAGTTTATGGGGGGGCCTGTAGGGCTTGATAACCTCGCAGCGGCAATCGGTGAAGAGAGAGAAACCATCGAGGATGTACTCGAACCTTACTTGATACAGCAAGGCTTTATACAGCGAACACCCCGTGGACGCATAGCCACTGAACGTGCTTACAAACACTTTAATTTAATCCAACCTGAAAAATAG
- a CDS encoding DUF4402 domain-containing protein codes for MKKKLLLSTLLASTFLLSSQAGATQQTGTANFNLVYPITVTQNTPMEFGDIDVSVDGTCSLDYADTTAGPSCIAGGATAASGDFTISSADGSVTIGLSAPDTTVPGVTFTPTVASSTVTVASNTANLKIGGTVTVAAATATAGAHSLTYTVDVTY; via the coding sequence ATGAAAAAAAAACTGCTTCTGTCGACTCTACTCGCATCAACATTTTTACTTTCTAGCCAAGCTGGTGCAACTCAGCAAACTGGGACAGCGAATTTTAACTTGGTATATCCCATCACAGTGACTCAAAATACCCCTATGGAGTTCGGAGATATTGACGTTTCTGTAGATGGAACCTGTAGCCTAGATTATGCAGATACTACCGCTGGTCCGAGCTGTATAGCGGGTGGTGCAACCGCAGCTTCTGGTGATTTCACGATTTCCTCTGCCGATGGAAGTGTCACTATTGGGCTTTCAGCCCCAGATACTACGGTACCCGGTGTAACATTTACACCGACCGTTGCTAGCTCCACTGTAACCGTCGCTTCAAACACTGCTAATTTGAAAATAGGTGGAACCGTTACGGTTGCCGCAGCAACCGCGACCGCGGGTGCACATTCATTAACCTATACGGTTGATGTCACTTATTAA
- a CDS encoding carboxypeptidase regulatory-like domain-containing protein — MKSSYPNKHNEQKQGLLLPVLFLISLLSLVFYLLIVLLPEFLLNGPVTQGKSFKDMNVIKGGSAPTPLTLKHREPSHRILLEHKPNALNAIKDTHTGIFKQLRTANTQVTRTDEETSDQFELTRIQKRFTKPAMQVNPKEFKQHRRIIQGEVITANTSLHDASSLAQVDEVNSGIKDNFDPLALRIAPKVLESPDTCKRLITIPYQTLPVSQELFLISQLKYGNLVISNELFAYQQEGKLYLPIQLLAELLMLPVKLNIDTLSLSGWYLTPDRNIDISSHLMMFWGNSDHCSVQESNIYFDDWDIYIELTIIEQMFGLNINFEPSRQRFNIKESSFIPLSQIQDRRRRYDLFSAQKGQNDQLTVREIKREDAMLGDLAMSVDLGITSQKKEHIEETSVEGFIQARTDFAGHNVYASYSWSETDEVINAYIEKTLSDSWLKHYRIGSIESHSLPLISESSEGKGIRLTAGDGFTQDFRHITIEGEIEPDWDVELYRNNSLIDIQRAGSDARYRFVQVPFFIGLNQYQLRFYGPSGETRTETFSKMLDNSVLEQGQLGFSFGSLQREQDELQLHYVNANWAVTESLTTNLSLVQQEVADNDWLTIPKLGINFIGGEHLIQINYASTSKGYATGVAVQGSKKHIDWLADWEYFDNFNSWENPNETLEQQASLNVNGSIDDSGMSWALSGSWKDYSMSTDLLQFNAALMGRFNLLSYSNELRWQSAIGKDRVYNRMAASGRLGEWYLRSYVDLSISPELEVNQWVVNANSSINDRINYQVEINYQPQAIDAFRVRNSIAYLFDHSSLRLVLDNDSDGDWYAQLKWNSSLLWQPESNLWLLDRVSHLNTGAVKIVAFQDDNANSLFDTDELAISGLSFSGHSQTSASTNQDGELLITHLQTTRPQRLLLKESSLPDPFLIPLMMAVTVNPHPGHVQKVLYPVLYTAELEGSAMLLDGKKQLPAKGMLVTLVSTDDNRKYKTRVEYDGVYIFDRVLPGRYQLSIEDKFTQQINVKPGEYMVLESVSILN, encoded by the coding sequence ATGAAATCATCGTATCCCAACAAACATAATGAACAGAAGCAGGGGCTATTACTGCCCGTGCTTTTTCTGATTTCACTCCTATCACTTGTATTTTATTTACTCATCGTTCTTCTTCCTGAGTTCTTACTTAATGGCCCCGTTACTCAAGGTAAATCTTTCAAGGATATGAATGTCATCAAGGGGGGGAGCGCACCGACTCCACTCACTTTAAAACATAGAGAGCCAAGCCATAGAATACTTTTAGAGCATAAACCTAACGCGTTAAATGCCATTAAAGACACTCACACAGGGATATTTAAGCAGCTAAGAACTGCCAATACTCAGGTAACACGTACAGATGAAGAGACTAGCGATCAGTTTGAGCTAACCCGGATTCAAAAACGTTTTACTAAACCCGCGATGCAGGTTAACCCTAAAGAATTTAAGCAACACAGACGTATAATTCAGGGCGAAGTGATAACTGCAAATACGAGCCTTCATGATGCTTCATCATTAGCCCAAGTTGATGAGGTAAATTCAGGCATTAAGGATAACTTTGATCCATTGGCACTGAGAATCGCTCCTAAAGTGTTAGAGAGTCCTGATACTTGTAAGCGGTTAATCACAATACCTTATCAGACACTCCCGGTCTCTCAAGAACTCTTTCTTATTAGCCAGCTCAAATACGGTAACTTGGTCATTAGCAATGAGCTGTTTGCATATCAGCAAGAAGGAAAGCTATATCTTCCTATTCAGTTACTTGCCGAGCTTTTAATGCTCCCTGTTAAGCTCAATATTGACACCTTGTCTTTAAGTGGTTGGTATCTAACTCCTGATAGAAACATTGATATTAGTAGTCATTTAATGATGTTTTGGGGCAACAGTGACCACTGTAGTGTTCAAGAGAGCAATATCTATTTTGATGACTGGGATATCTATATTGAACTTACAATCATAGAACAAATGTTTGGTTTGAATATCAATTTTGAACCATCAAGGCAGCGTTTCAACATTAAAGAGTCGAGTTTTATCCCACTTTCACAGATACAAGATAGGAGGAGGCGATATGATCTGTTCAGTGCCCAAAAGGGTCAAAATGATCAATTGACTGTTCGAGAGATAAAGCGAGAAGACGCTATGCTTGGTGATCTTGCTATGAGCGTTGATCTTGGAATTACCTCTCAAAAAAAAGAACATATCGAAGAGACTAGCGTCGAAGGGTTTATTCAAGCTAGAACAGATTTTGCTGGTCATAATGTCTATGCAAGCTACTCATGGTCTGAAACAGATGAAGTGATTAACGCCTATATTGAGAAAACACTATCAGATTCTTGGCTAAAGCATTATCGCATAGGCAGCATTGAATCCCATTCTTTACCATTAATTTCTGAGTCTAGTGAAGGCAAGGGCATTAGATTGACAGCAGGAGATGGATTCACTCAAGACTTTCGGCATATCACAATAGAGGGAGAAATTGAGCCTGATTGGGATGTCGAACTCTATAGAAATAATAGCCTAATCGATATACAAAGGGCGGGCTCTGATGCACGTTATCGTTTTGTACAGGTGCCATTTTTTATCGGTCTTAATCAATATCAATTGAGGTTTTATGGACCCAGTGGCGAAACACGTACAGAAACGTTCAGTAAAATGTTGGATAACTCAGTCTTAGAGCAAGGTCAGTTAGGTTTTAGCTTCGGCTCGCTGCAAAGGGAACAAGATGAGTTACAACTTCATTATGTTAACGCTAATTGGGCCGTGACAGAGAGTCTCACTACAAACTTATCATTGGTTCAGCAAGAAGTTGCTGATAATGATTGGTTAACCATTCCCAAGCTTGGTATCAATTTCATAGGTGGTGAACATCTCATCCAAATTAACTACGCCAGTACTTCTAAAGGTTATGCTACAGGTGTCGCAGTGCAAGGCAGCAAGAAACACATCGATTGGTTAGCGGATTGGGAGTATTTTGATAACTTTAATTCGTGGGAGAACCCTAATGAAACACTGGAACAGCAAGCGAGTTTAAATGTGAATGGTAGCATCGACGACTCTGGTATGAGCTGGGCACTTTCTGGCAGCTGGAAAGACTATTCCATGTCCACTGATCTATTGCAGTTTAATGCCGCATTAATGGGCCGATTTAATCTACTTTCATACAGTAATGAATTGAGGTGGCAGTCAGCGATAGGTAAAGACAGAGTGTATAATCGTATGGCGGCCTCAGGCAGATTAGGTGAGTGGTACCTTAGGTCATATGTTGACTTGTCTATTTCACCTGAGCTTGAGGTTAATCAGTGGGTCGTCAATGCGAACTCATCAATCAATGACCGTATAAATTACCAAGTGGAGATCAATTACCAGCCTCAAGCTATTGATGCTTTTAGGGTTAGAAACTCTATTGCCTATCTTTTCGACCACAGTTCGTTACGGTTAGTACTTGATAATGATTCCGATGGTGATTGGTACGCTCAACTGAAATGGAATAGCTCTTTGCTGTGGCAGCCTGAATCTAATTTATGGCTACTGGATCGTGTGAGCCACCTAAATACTGGCGCCGTAAAGATTGTGGCTTTTCAGGATGATAATGCCAATAGCCTGTTTGATACAGATGAGCTAGCAATAAGTGGTTTAAGTTTTTCAGGGCACAGTCAAACATCTGCCAGTACCAATCAAGATGGTGAGTTACTGATAACTCATTTGCAAACGACACGTCCTCAGCGCCTTCTACTTAAAGAGTCAAGTTTGCCCGATCCCTTCCTCATCCCATTAATGATGGCTGTAACTGTTAACCCCCATCCTGGTCATGTACAAAAGGTGCTCTATCCGGTGTTATACACAGCAGAGCTTGAAGGAAGCGCCATGCTACTAGATGGTAAAAAACAGCTGCCTGCCAAAGGTATGCTGGTTACATTAGTAAGCACAGATGATAATCGAAAATACAAAACGAGGGTTGAATATGATGGAGTCTATATATTTGATCGCGTTCTACCTGGCCGTTATCAGCTTTCAATAGAAGACAAGTTCACACAACAAATTAATGTGAAGCCTGGTGAGTACATGGTACTAGAGTCAGTGAGTATCCTAAACTAG